In one Coccinella septempunctata chromosome 6, icCocSept1.1, whole genome shotgun sequence genomic region, the following are encoded:
- the LOC123316029 gene encoding uncharacterized protein LOC123316029 produces the protein MKNLNIGQGFLGVIILMGKQQNRNLSLALLLLLFIVHKVRTGAIKAPLSIITLEDISEEERRHLDAVHVQYERSKRSGSSSPDLLGSLKTLLAQGAKAKLRLIGRASAAASSSLASSSSSSSSGKSYPSPSHGYSYHPYPVQEKPDPFWMKKAVLNTLLQAVKAIKGGVLALKGQLIKGGGYLLVGGGKLVKAKGEVITNLGKKIAKSAFRDMHSSEVHEDGSYGHYHPSEIEYEHPGPEPSFPDHFHHADYHGSFPDKAPGVQSGILILKKIPSGKNSHTSHYGAESTINEHKVVEPSFGTIVGKLLSAASSSNPDSPVPFTDYRQTHPQPDHYAGDEHGPSEDASEDQHDQGNFDTDFELEPAFDSPEANKVIQPESSGEVALGPHNVKISEDTHGDASHSPAPPSAQLNLPIAPASNFNGGPQGSNYGTFVNLAQDFGQLNLPTNSDNFQNHFAGIQDQQNFQNNALNPQQNVHLVGGNFAEPPENYAQDQNIPNNVHNSVQQSNSPNIFDHNFAEPPPNLLQYNLEPPQGSIQGVSLSAKFGSFEQLPSRLDKNDFSSNSNFLGPYNPDFLRAQSHKPRRPPPKRSYDKYRGNLKNLPKINQNLVDPSSNLDLPRFLPNHNNSPKINTNHSNFPPFPNKQPRPPTRSHSQYPSSTKHRQVSSQQFTKQSPFTRSQTQPRPPNFDIVQSVTYQLGPNGPTKILTD, from the exons AGAAACCTTTCCTTGGCTCTGCTCCTTCTGCTCTTCATCGTCCATAAAGTTAGGACGGGTGCCATCAAAGCACCTCTGAGTATAATAACGCTGGAAGATATATCAGAAGAGGAACGGAGACACTTGGATGCCGTCCATGTCCAGTACGAGAGGTCCAAAAGGTCAGGGTCCTCATCTCCGGACTTGTTAGGCTCATTGAAAACCCTCCTGGCTCAGGGAGCCAAGGCTAAGCTGAGGCTGATTGGAAGGGCGTCCGCTGCAGCTTCTTCGTCTTTGGCCAGCTCTAGCTCCAGCTCGAGCAGTGGAAAAAGCTACCCTAGCCCTAGCCATGGGTACAGTTACCACCCTTATCCAGTG CAGGAGAAACCAGACCCTTTTTGGATGAAGAAAGCAGTCTTGAACACCCTTCTCCAGGCTGTTAAGGCCATCAAAGGCGGCGTGTTGGCTCTGAAAGGTCAACTCATAAAGGGTGGTGGATACCTCTTGGTCGGAGGTGGTAAACTGGTGAAGGCCAAGGGTGAAGTGATCACAAATCTTGGCAAAAAAATCGCTAAATCAGCCTTTAGAGATATGCATTCTTCAGAGGTGCACGAAG ATGGTTCTTATGGTCATTATCATCCCTCGGAGATTGAATACGAGCATCCTGGACCTGAACCATCTTTCCCTGATCATTTCCATCACGCAGATTATCATGGGTCATTTCCAG ACAAAGCACCAGGAGTGCAATCAGGAATACTCATACTAAAGAAAATACCGTCCGGCAAAAATTCCCACACTTCCCACTACGGAGCAGAATCAACGATCAATGAGCACAAAGTAGTGGAACCAAGTTTTGGAACGATTGTGGGCAAACTACTCTCGGCAGCTTCCTCGTCAAACCCAGACTCGCCGGTCCCGTTCACAGACTACAGACAAACGCACCCACAACCCGACCATTACGCTGGCGATGAACATGGACCCTCCGAAGACGCTTCCGAAGACCAACACGATCAGGGTAACTTTGATACTGATTTCGAGCTAGAGCCAGCTTTCGATTCTCCTGAGGCCAATAAGGTAATTCAACCTGAGAGCTCAGGAGAAGTTGCCCTTGGTCCCCACAACGTTAAGATCTCCGAAGATACCCACGGGGACGCTTCCCATAGTCCAGCCCCTCCTTCGGCGCAACTGAACCTTCCCATCGCCCCGGCCAGTAACTTCAACGGTGGTCCCCAAGGGTCTAACTATGGCACTTTCGTGAACTTAGCTCAAGATTTCGGTCAGTTGAACTTACCCACCAATTCGGATAATTTCCAGAACCACTTCGCTGGTATACAAGACCAACAGAATTTCCAAAATAATGCTCTAAATCCTCAGCAAAACGTCCATCTGGTCGGGGGTAACTTCGCTGAACCACCTGAAAACTATGCACAAGATCAGAACATCCCTAATAATGTACATAATTCCGTTCAACAGTCGAATAGTCCGAACATTTTCGATCATAACTTTGCTGAGCCACCACCAAATTTGCTTCAGTACAACCTCGAACCACCACAGGGAAGCATTCAAGGGGTATCGTTGTCGGCAAAGTTTGGTTCTTTCGAACAGCTCCCTTCTAGGTTGGACAAAAACGATTTCTCGTCAAATTCCAACTTTTTGGGGCCTTACAACCCTGATTTCTTGAGAGCCCAGAGCCATAAACCCCGCAGGCCTCCTCCTAAGAGAAGTTATGATAAATACAGAGGAAACCTAAAAAATCTCCCAAAAATCAACCAGAACTTAGTTGATCCATCTTCAAATCTAGATCTTCCAAGATTTCTCCCCAACCATAATAACTCCCCCAAAATCAACACAAATCACTCGAATTTTCCTCCATTTCCAAATAAACAACCAAGGCCTCCAACAAGGTCACATTCACAGTACCCTTCCTCAACTAAACACCGACAGGTCTCTAGTCAACAGTTCACTAAACAGTCCCCGTTCACAAGAAGCCAAACTCAACCAAGACCGCCAAATTTTGACATTGTACAATCGGTTACCTACCAACTAGGACCAAATGGACCTACCAAGATCTTGACTGACTGA
- the LOC123315100 gene encoding glutathione S-transferase 1: protein MPLILYAVSDGPPSLAVRQLLKDINLEHTLVNVDFGIGEHMTEEFAKKNPQKEIPVLDDNGFLLGESNAILQYIADKYGKNDKLYPKDVQKRALVNHRLCFNLSTYYRYISEYVMAPIFFNYKRTPLGLKKVHIALDNFNNYLQRTGTKYAADDHITIADFQLVTATMCLEAINFDFSKYKLVEKWYSTYKKEYPELWKIVDAGMQEISAFEKNPPDLSHMTHPIHPVRKN, encoded by the exons ATGCCTCTCATCCTTTATGCAGTTTCCGATGGACCACCATCTCTTGCAGTCCGCCAACTGCTGAAAGACATCAACTTGGAGCACACTCTCGTGAATGTTGACTTCGGAATCGGAGAACACATGACTGAGGAGTTTGCCAAG AAAAATCCTCAGAAGGAGATACCAGTGTTAGATGACAATGGATTTCTTCTGGGGGAAAG TAATGCAATCCTCCAATACATCGCTGATAAATACGGCAAGAATGATAAGTTATATCCGAAAGACGTTCAAAAAAGAGCGCTGGTCAACCATAGGCTATGCTTTAACCTTTCCACGTACTACAGATATATTTCAGAATATGTC ATGGCAccgatatttttcaattataaaagGACACCATTGGGACTTAAGAAGGTTCATATCGCCCTCGACAATTTCAACAACTACCTCCAGAGGACTGGTACAAAATATGCAGCCGATG ATCACATCACCATCGCTGATTTTCAATTGGTGACAGCCACCATGTGTCTAGAGGCCATAAACTTCGATTTTTCCAAGTACAAATTGGTGGAAAAATGGTACAGTACATACAAGAAGGAATATCCGGAATTATGGAAGATCGTAGATGCTGGAATGCAAGAAATCAGTGCTTTCGAGAAGAACCCTCCTGATCTGAGTCACATGACGCATCCTATACATCCTGTGAGGAAAAACTAG
- the LOC123314959 gene encoding engulfment and cell motility protein 2-like, with translation MNIVKVSVESLDGKQNILYDYDKSISLEMNVVHLLAKFEMPTKTHAYGLKLVQTNNGKLVDLYLTDDNYDDIKDGYFLKIAYALSHQVNTIFLVLEKGDRKTCFENIAHLYLDKGFIKELVKQDKHLVLLNFFVHQYDLTNDEAVACLLTIIHLFKLGYIDTIDEVLLDKLMAILQLDAEMYTDQIKYTISLLQKIMSSRNPKMEDWKEVIIQRKPLQELTPYIRIHNQDLQYLTISLINSFVRYSTGIRRLHFIKEMNFKQTKADISNHIIEQWPNLDSNMEYELYVYQTYLLSLYTDALNSKTKLDNKKRVEFELDHHHRGVAERLTSIIEFEESMSKMKSTENLLMIIEETDRNSDTCSLGSMESIIMRSRSNLNDDQTEEISYLTLGCLAYYKKFHHKNFYQTQIDETFFGPGIFSTSESVVRILANVLQIGKELEVNRAKCTFQPTIFYSTTTIKTPFFYELFSRTIWILSKTKNEMQGCPVPEYPKLMKVLEKQVKMVLEKRPGSFKKLTNIMLKTNYEAVKQKWQEENSEEFEYIMKHNPCVQELREKYIRQNEILVVEQRMNYLTEGSVFYRVNDQKKIEHCFIKLFGNRKQLLFYEYDEKLKRKKGDPDIISISSISHLVEGKACPHKVNNITKDNSLIFSLIIEHTTYINIIAKDLKEGSYWLDGFHILLEKDTRSEAYNKELQELVRMDLSLHLLELQNVTIPKKPPPVPPLPQFPEKPPVPAKSPGLRLLKIKKSGGKGTSINV, from the exons ATGAACATTGTCAAAGTGTCAGTGGAGAGTCTGGATGGCAAGCAGAACATCTTGTACGATTACGACAAGAGCATTTCCCTGGAGATGAACGTGGTCCATTTGCTCGCCAAGTTCGAGATG CCCACAAAAACGCATGCCTATGGGTTGAAATTGGTGCAAACGAACAATGGAAAACTGGTGGATCTTTATTTAACCGATGACAATTATGACGATATAAAGGATGGATATTTCTTGAAAATCGCCTATGCTCTATCTCATCAAGTCAACACCATTTTCCTGGTTTTGGAAAAAGGCGATCGTAAGACATGTTTCGAAAACATAGCACATCTCTATTTGGACAAGGGTTTCATAAAGGAATTAG TGAAACAAGATAAACATTTGGTACTTCTCAACTTCTTCGTCCACCAGTACGACTTGACAAATGATGAGGCTGTTGCTTGTTTACTCACCATAATACACCTTTTCAAACTAGGCTACATCGACACAATAGACGAAGTTCTTCTCGACAAATTGATGGCCATTTTGCAATTAGACGCAGAAATGTATACTGATCAAATAAAATATACCATATCCCTGCTTCAAAAAATTATGAGCTCTAGGAATCCCAAAATGGAGGATTGGAAGGAAGTG ATAATACAGCGAAAACCTTTGCAAGAGCTTACTCCGTATATCAGAATACACAACCAAGATCTTCAGTATTTAACAATTTCATTGATCAATTCATTTGTGAGGTATTCAACTGGAATAAGACGTCTTCATTTCATCAAAGAAATGAACTTCAAGCAAACCAAAGCTGATATTTCGAACCACATCATAGAACAGTGGCCCAATTTAGATAGCAATATGGAGTATGAACTTTATGTTTACCAGACGTACTTACTTAG tttATATACCGACGCCTTGAACAGCAAGACAAAACTAGACAATAAGAAAAGGGTAGAATTTGAACTCGACCACCATCATCGGGGTGTTGCAGAAAGATTAACGAGTATAATCGAATTCGAGGAAAGTATGTCGAAGATGAAATCTACGGAAAATCTTCTGATGATCATCGAAGAAACAGACAG aaattccGACACTTGTTCATTGGGAAGTATGGAAAGTATAATTATGCGTTCAAGAAGCAATTTGAACGACGATCAAACCGAAGAAATATCTTACTTGACTTTGGGTTGTCTCG CATATTATAAAAAGTTCCACCACAAGAATTTCTACCAAACGCAGATCGATGAAACATTCTTCGGGCCAGGCATCTTTTCTACGAGCGAAAG CGTGGTCCGAATCTTAGCCAACGTCCTGCAAATCGGGAAAGAACTAGAGGTGAACAGAGCCAAGTGCACCTTTCAACCGACAATATTCTATTCAACTACAACCATAAAAACGCCATTCTTCTACGAACTCTTCTCGAGGACGATATGGATTTTATCCAAAACCAAAAATGAGATGCAAGGATGTCCTGTGCCTGAGTATCCGAAG TTGATGAAAGTACTGGAGAAACAAGTCAAGATGGTACTGGAGAAAAGACCTGGAAGCTTCAAGAAACTGACCAACATAATGCTGAAAACTAACTACGAGGCTGTGAAGCAGAAGTGGCAA GAAGAGAatagtgaagaattcgaatatataATGAAGCATAATCCGTGCGTACAAGAACTCAGGGAAAAATATATACGTCAGAACGAAATATTAGTGGTAGAACAAAGGATGAATTACCTGACGGAAGGAAGCGTCTTCTACAGGGTCAACGATCAAAAA AAAATCGAACACTGCTTCATCAAATTGTTCGGAAACAGGAAGCAacttttattttatgaatacGATGAGaaactcaaaagaaaaaaaggcGACCCTGATATCATCAGTATCTCGAGCATCAGTCACCTCGTTGAAGGGAAAGCTTGCCCTCACAAAGTCAACAATAT AACTAAAGATAACAGTTTGATCTTCAGTTTAATAATTGAACACACAACTTACATAAATATTATCGCAAAAGATTTGAAAGAAGGGTCTTATTGGCTAGACGGATTCCACATTTTGCTAG AAAAAGACACTAGGAGTGAAGCATACAATAAAGAACTTCAGGAACTGGTAAGAATGGACCTATCACTCCACCTGCTGGAGCTACAGAACGTAACAATACCAAAAAAACCACCCCCGGTCCCCCCACTACCGCAGTTCCCGGAGAAACCGCCAGTCCCAGCCAAATCACCTGGACTGAGGTTGTTGAAAATCAAGAAATCTGGTGGTAAAGGAACGTCCATCAATGTTTGA
- the LOC123314961 gene encoding zinc finger protein OZF-like isoform X1: MKFEKICRTCLLEKSPLKSLFNACLPNMLMSCASIQVLEGDGLPNQICLQCLQMINRAYTFKQQCEKSDVVLRQYLNNIEIQNVSLEHNNLMVVKDDQLLSTSEVLQQNSLFQEIFNDATTQSLVENFANQNASSVVDDLAETMHSLQTIAEQYLPETWHTDTQLISCTNGPQEAFTSSLNLTNSFKCQYCQDMFENEWILSEHIKVHTTENKYFCNICCKGYYTEDLLSKHLNDDHSFDNLNPIEPKELPKENVQCDICDRFFVNTKFLRKHLKEIHFSDQFTDDHEKKFICSICGRGYRLNKSLLIHLRTHTGERPLKCEICGLSFALSSSLHKHRNIHRLEKKHECHMCGKKFNQSSNLSTHLRTHRNDKPYSCSICGKSVASKANLNVHMRVHTGLKPYKCSHCTISFATNGQLKKHMMCHTGAKPYQCWQCGKTFRRKETRDTHVRYHTGERPYSCNICSKKYIAASHLRVHMKSHSGEKVFECNICTKTFSDSRTLKSHIIIHTGQKPYSCEFCGHQFTQLGSLNAHVKNIHNLQ, encoded by the exons atgaaatttgaaaaaatttgtagaaCTTGCCTTTTGGAAAAAAGTCCCCTTAAATCTCTTTTTAATGCTTGCCTACCAAACATGTTAATGTCTTGTGCTTCTATTCAG GTTTTAGAAGGAGATGGACTTCCCaatcaaatttgtttacagtgCCTTCAAATGATAAATCGTGCATACACATTCAAACAACAATGTGAAAAATCAGATGTTGTTTTGAGACAATATCTAAATAATATAGAAATACAGAATGTATCCCTGGAACACAATAATTTAATGGTCGTTAAAGATGATCAGCTGTTGAGCACTAGTGAAGTTCTGCAACAGAATTCtttatttcaagaaattttcaatgatgCTACCACCCAGTCTTTAGTTGAGAATTTTGCTAACCAAAATGCGAGTTCAG TTGTGGATGATTTAGCTGAAACGATGCATAGTTTACAAACAATAGCAGAGCAGTATTTGCCAGAAACATGGCACACAGACACACAACTTATATCTTGTACCAATGGCCCACAAGAGGCTTTTACTAGTAGCTTGAATCTCACCAACAGCTTTAAATGCCAATACTGTCAGGATATGTTCGAGA ATGAATGGATTCTTTCAGAACATATAAAAGTTCACACAacagaaaacaaatatttctGTAATATCTGTTGTAAAGGTTACTATACTGAAGATTTATTGAGTAAGCACTTGAACGATGACCATAGTTTCGATAATCTGAATCCTATAGAACCAAAAGAACTACCTAAGGAGAATGTGCAGTGTGAT ATCTGTGATAGATTTTTCGTCAATACTAAGTTTCTGAGAAAGCATTTGAAAGAAATTCATTTTAGTGATCAGTTCACCGATGatcatgaaaaaaagtttatttgCTCTATATGTGGTAGAGG GTATAGGCTGAATAAATCTCTCTTAATCCATTTGAGAACTCATACTGGAGAGCGACCACTCAAGTGTGAAATATGTGGTCTTTCCTTTGCTCTATCCAGTTCACTACATAAACATCGAAACATTCACAGACTAGAGAAGAAACATGAATGTCATATGTGTGGGAAGAAATTTAATCAATCCTCTAATCTCTCTACCCATTTGAGGACTCATAGAA ATGATAAACCCTACAGCTGCAGTATTTGTGGCAAGAGTGTTGCCTCAAAAGCAAACCTAAATGTGCATATGAGAGTTCATACTGGTTTGAAACCATATAAATGTAGCCACTGCACAATAAGCTTTGCTA CTAATGGGCAGTTGAAGAAACACATGATGTGTCATACCGGTGCTAAGCCTTACCAGTGCTGGCAATGCGGCAAAACTTTCAGACGAAAAGAGACTAGAGATACACACGTGAGGTATCACACTGGTGAAAGACCCTATAGTTGTAATATTTGTTCCAAGAAATACATAGCAGCAAGTCATCTTCGA GTTCATATGAAAAGCCACAGTGGTGAGAAAGTTTTTGAGTGTAACATCTGCACCAAGACTTTTTCAGACTCAAGAACCTTGAAATCCCATATTATCATTCATACAGGGCAGAAACCATACTCTTGCGAATTTTGTGGGCATCAGTTCACTCAACTGGGTTCACTGAATGCACATGTTAAAAATATACATAATTTACagtaa
- the LOC123314961 gene encoding zinc finger protein OZF-like isoform X2 has protein sequence MINRAYTFKQQCEKSDVVLRQYLNNIEIQNVSLEHNNLMVVKDDQLLSTSEVLQQNSLFQEIFNDATTQSLVENFANQNASSVVDDLAETMHSLQTIAEQYLPETWHTDTQLISCTNGPQEAFTSSLNLTNSFKCQYCQDMFENEWILSEHIKVHTTENKYFCNICCKGYYTEDLLSKHLNDDHSFDNLNPIEPKELPKENVQCDICDRFFVNTKFLRKHLKEIHFSDQFTDDHEKKFICSICGRGYRLNKSLLIHLRTHTGERPLKCEICGLSFALSSSLHKHRNIHRLEKKHECHMCGKKFNQSSNLSTHLRTHRNDKPYSCSICGKSVASKANLNVHMRVHTGLKPYKCSHCTISFATNGQLKKHMMCHTGAKPYQCWQCGKTFRRKETRDTHVRYHTGERPYSCNICSKKYIAASHLRVHMKSHSGEKVFECNICTKTFSDSRTLKSHIIIHTGQKPYSCEFCGHQFTQLGSLNAHVKNIHNLQ, from the exons ATGATAAATCGTGCATACACATTCAAACAACAATGTGAAAAATCAGATGTTGTTTTGAGACAATATCTAAATAATATAGAAATACAGAATGTATCCCTGGAACACAATAATTTAATGGTCGTTAAAGATGATCAGCTGTTGAGCACTAGTGAAGTTCTGCAACAGAATTCtttatttcaagaaattttcaatgatgCTACCACCCAGTCTTTAGTTGAGAATTTTGCTAACCAAAATGCGAGTTCAG TTGTGGATGATTTAGCTGAAACGATGCATAGTTTACAAACAATAGCAGAGCAGTATTTGCCAGAAACATGGCACACAGACACACAACTTATATCTTGTACCAATGGCCCACAAGAGGCTTTTACTAGTAGCTTGAATCTCACCAACAGCTTTAAATGCCAATACTGTCAGGATATGTTCGAGA ATGAATGGATTCTTTCAGAACATATAAAAGTTCACACAacagaaaacaaatatttctGTAATATCTGTTGTAAAGGTTACTATACTGAAGATTTATTGAGTAAGCACTTGAACGATGACCATAGTTTCGATAATCTGAATCCTATAGAACCAAAAGAACTACCTAAGGAGAATGTGCAGTGTGAT ATCTGTGATAGATTTTTCGTCAATACTAAGTTTCTGAGAAAGCATTTGAAAGAAATTCATTTTAGTGATCAGTTCACCGATGatcatgaaaaaaagtttatttgCTCTATATGTGGTAGAGG GTATAGGCTGAATAAATCTCTCTTAATCCATTTGAGAACTCATACTGGAGAGCGACCACTCAAGTGTGAAATATGTGGTCTTTCCTTTGCTCTATCCAGTTCACTACATAAACATCGAAACATTCACAGACTAGAGAAGAAACATGAATGTCATATGTGTGGGAAGAAATTTAATCAATCCTCTAATCTCTCTACCCATTTGAGGACTCATAGAA ATGATAAACCCTACAGCTGCAGTATTTGTGGCAAGAGTGTTGCCTCAAAAGCAAACCTAAATGTGCATATGAGAGTTCATACTGGTTTGAAACCATATAAATGTAGCCACTGCACAATAAGCTTTGCTA CTAATGGGCAGTTGAAGAAACACATGATGTGTCATACCGGTGCTAAGCCTTACCAGTGCTGGCAATGCGGCAAAACTTTCAGACGAAAAGAGACTAGAGATACACACGTGAGGTATCACACTGGTGAAAGACCCTATAGTTGTAATATTTGTTCCAAGAAATACATAGCAGCAAGTCATCTTCGA GTTCATATGAAAAGCCACAGTGGTGAGAAAGTTTTTGAGTGTAACATCTGCACCAAGACTTTTTCAGACTCAAGAACCTTGAAATCCCATATTATCATTCATACAGGGCAGAAACCATACTCTTGCGAATTTTGTGGGCATCAGTTCACTCAACTGGGTTCACTGAATGCACATGTTAAAAATATACATAATTTACagtaa
- the LOC123316030 gene encoding solute carrier family 22 member 15-like: protein MADSTGLDKILRLIGDFGNRQVVSFISIFFITVFNCACHMAYVFTAMETESRCSIPGCDEKNAEFVANYIHYAIPFDGSGKLRKCEMYNIKNDTYQAHTCSAEQFESQETIFCEEFVFKHEGNSIAKEYNLLCESDAWKLSLVGTINTLGMLSGICVSGLLSDRYGRKAILIFGMALGGLVGVSKTLSPTYEVFCFMEFLESFMQSGSHDSIFILAMELVIPEHRFLTSCLFFSICASGQMLLALVAWMVKDWRLIIYILYGPCIFFVFLHPFIIESIRWQLSKGDIDRAKDSLNKIAKSNKKTIPSSYIYSLQRNIIENREKCQTINFTQMIKSRVLFWRLIISTFLWISCALLFYGLSLSSVTLSGNHYLNFLLVSFIEIPAYWLMLLVAGKMKRKTLLIGSFFLTSGSCFFSIFLYSAGLIVESAWLLLVLHCFGKFGVAFAFNMVHIMMSEMFPTPLRQTTIGLCSMIGRIGCMISPQISLMGLLWVPLPKVIFSSTAALAGILAFLLPETIGVKLPDTIEEAEEIEGLKTPTDNGIKSAC, encoded by the exons ATGGCCGACTCTACCGGTTTAGACAAAATACTAAGGCTTATTGGTGATTTCGGAAACCGCCAAGTGGTTTCtttcatttcgattttttttataacaGTCTTCAATTGTGCTTGTCATATGGCATACGTATTTACTGCGATGGAGACAGAGAGTAG ATGTTCAATACCTGGTTGTGACGAAAAAAATGCGGAATTTGTTGCTAATTACATTCATTATGCTATACCTTTCGATGGATCTGGAAAACTAAGAAAATGCGAAATGTATAACATCAAGAATGACACTTATCAAGCTCACACTTGCTCAGCCGAACAATTCGAAAgtcaagaaacaattttttgtgaaGAGTTCGTCTTCAAACACGAAGGAAACTCTATTGCAAAGGAG TATAATTTGTTGTGCGAAAGTGACGCATGGAAACTTAGTTTAGTCGGTACCATAAACACTTTAGGGATGTTGTCAGGTATATGCGTGAGTGGACTTCTATCAGACAG ATATGGAAGAAAAGCCATCCTCATCTTTGGAATGGCATTGGGAGGCTTAGTCGGTGTTTCGAAAACTTTGTCACCAACTTACGAAGTATTTTGTTTCATGGAATTCCTTGAATCTTTCATGCAATCTGGTAGTCACGACAGTATATTCATTTTAG CAATGGAATTAGTGATCCCTGAACATAGATTTTTGACTAGCTGCTTGTTTTTCAGTATTTGTGCCTCTGGGCAAATGCTTTTGGCCTTGGTGGCATGGATGGTCAAAGATTGGAG GTTGATCATATACATCCTTTATGGACCTTGTATCTTCTTCGTATTTCTTCATCCTTTTATAATTGAATCAATCAGATGGCAACTGAGTAAGGGAGATATAGATAGAGCGAAGGATTCACTCAATAAAATAgcaaaatcgaataaaaaaactATACCATCGTCTTATATTTACTCTTTGCAAAGAAACATAATAGAAAATAGAGAAAAATGCCAAACGATTAACTTTACACAAATGATCAAATCAAGGGTTTTATTCTGGAGGTTAATAATTTCCACATTTTTGTGGATATCATGCGCGCTTTTATTTTATGGTTTGAGTTTGAGCTCTGTGACCTTATCGGGGAACCATTATCTGAACTTCTTATTGGTATCTTTCATAGAAATACCTGCCTACTGGCTGATGCTTCTGGTTGCaggaaaaatgaaaagaaaaacgcTGCTGATAGGATCTTTTTTTCTGACTTCAGGATCCTGCTTCTTCTCCATCTTCCTCTATAGCGCAG GATTAATTGTAGAATCAGCATGGCTGCTACTTGTTCTGCATTGTTTTGGTAAGTTTGGGGTTGCCTTTGCTTTCAATATGGTTCACATAATGATGTCAGAGATGTTTCCAACCCCACTCAGACAAACCACGATAGGGCTGTGTTCCATGATTGGTAGGATAGGTTGCATGATAAGTCCACAGATCTCCCTGATG GGTCTTCTTTGGGTACCATTACCAAAAGTTATATTCTCGTCAACGGCAGCTCTTGCTGGAATTCTAGCGTTTCTTTTACCGGAAACTATTGGTGTTAAGTTACCGGACACCATAGAAGAGGCTGAAGAGATTGAGGGACTCAAGACTCCAACAGATAATGGCATTAAGAGTGCATGTTAA